The region CCTACTCGACCTGACGCTCCACGGCACACAGCCACGACGCTGAGCGCCCGCACCGGAGCCCGACGCAGCTCCTCGGGCAGCACCAGGTGCATCGACGCCATGTCACACCTCCGCGCTACTTTCCTCCCTGATCGACAGCGGGTCTTCGTCCAGGCTCCCGGTTTCCACGCGCCGTTGAGGTTCCCCCGCTTTGCCGGAGGCTTTGATCTACCCCCGGTTCGGTGGAGTCGGGTTACTGGATACTCAGTGATCTACTCGACCTCTGGGAGGTTCGTTGCCCCGCCGGTATCCCGCGGAATTCCGCCGCAAGGTTCTTGATCTCGTCGAGTCTGGCCGGCCTGTCGCGCAGGTCGCGCACGATCTCGGCATCAGCGATCAGACGATCTACAACTGGCGCCGCCAGCATCTCATCGATACCGGGCAGATGCCCGGGATCACCAGCAGTAGCGGGAAAACTCCTTCGAGGTGTATTGGGCTCCGCGGTCGGAATGAAACACCGCTCCGTCGCGGAGATGCCCGTGGGTGCGGGCCATGGCCAACGCGTCGATGACCAGGCTGGTGCGCATGTGCTCGGCCATGGCCCAGCCGATGACCATGCGGGTGGCCAGATCAATCACCGTAGCGAGGTAGAGCCAGCCCTCGCCGGTGCGCAGGTAGGTGATATCGCCGACGAGTCTGTTTCCCGGTTGTTGGGCGGTGAAGTCCCGATCGAGCAGATCCG is a window of Saccharopolyspora erythraea NRRL 2338 DNA encoding:
- a CDS encoding transposase gives rise to the protein MPRRYPAEFRRKVLDLVESGRPVAQVAHDLGISDQTIYNWRRQHLIDTGQMPGITSSSGKTPSRCIGLRGRNETPLRRGDARGCGPWPTRR